The Cupriavidus nantongensis genome has a segment encoding these proteins:
- a CDS encoding transglycosylase domain-containing protein — MSSRGWIFAGLAVALTGGAYVVYSVVASEVRNSHWQARLIGSLGQRLTFEIQPGASDSIRFPHSGPYDARMGYGRLPLFAQRLEQRGYVPAEQARMSPDMVRLIDEGLFTPYREKNQAGLLLRDCNGLTLAFERYPQRQYADFGAVPPVLVSALLYVENQGLLNPEYPNMNPALDWRRLSRAVLDQMIRLADKSHDAPGGSTLATQIEKYRHSPEGRTTSIPEKFRQMASASLRAYLDGPDTQRARERIVVDYLNTVPLSARAGFGEINGIGDALWVWYGEDFSEVNRLLKEMDQRAPDPRQAQAFKRALSLIISQRRPSYHLRRDDTNLDALTGSYLRLMAANNIITAELRDAALAQPLDKASAPQRPPQEPFVTRKAVNRVRADIGRLTGVESRYDMDRLDLTVDSTINREAQRIVVDTLQRVNNKADARAMGLYGHNLLRDHDDPSKLMASFTLYERVGNASVVRIQADNIDQPFDINSGARLNLGSTAKLRTLVTYLEIISELHARYAGMTSAELAAVPLARQDALSRWAVDYLAKARKPAERELMPMLEAAMERKYAGGAGEAFYTGGGLQSFTNFERESGLRNLTVRTAFQHSVNLVFIRMMRDIVRYETFHANPDIGNLLEDRDAPGRRAYLERFADQEGSAYMTNFYQRYRGKTSEQRLATLLGRVRMTTPHLNAVRMSVTLLSARPALDEDSYIRIMRARLGDKQLAKEDLPALYRKYGKDKFNLNDRGYLSRVHPLELWMVEYLDQHPDATLPEILRASTAERQEVYKWLFKTRSKAGQDNRIRTLLEQDAFKRIARRWQRLGYPFDSLTPSYASAIGAAGDRPAALAELAGILLSGGVVTQNSAVRSLAFADGTPYATRYVLQPGPGKRVLPAEVAELARRSMLDVVERGTAKSIRGAFTVPGREGATLAVAGKTGTGDQRFQVYGPGGRLISSRSVNRSATFVFTLGERFFGTVVVNVREPYAARYSFTSALAVRVLRAIAPQVSAMAPGGDRALLRCRDAAPGLRAPLAPTMAAPGDGMPGTVLAEGLGAGLEAALQAPARQEVAAMPPPAPPQVPGLADNDAAGVRRASQALRRTMP; from the coding sequence GTGTCGAGTCGTGGCTGGATTTTCGCTGGCTTGGCGGTCGCCCTCACGGGCGGCGCCTATGTCGTGTATAGCGTTGTCGCAAGCGAGGTGCGCAACTCGCACTGGCAGGCGCGGCTGATCGGCAGCCTGGGCCAGCGGCTGACGTTCGAGATCCAGCCGGGAGCCAGCGACAGCATCCGCTTCCCGCATTCCGGACCCTATGACGCCCGCATGGGCTACGGCAGGCTGCCGCTGTTCGCGCAGCGGCTGGAGCAGCGCGGCTACGTGCCTGCCGAACAGGCGCGCATGTCGCCCGACATGGTGCGCCTGATCGACGAAGGGCTGTTCACGCCGTATCGCGAGAAGAACCAGGCGGGCCTGCTGCTGCGCGACTGCAACGGCCTGACGCTGGCGTTCGAGCGCTACCCGCAACGCCAGTACGCCGATTTCGGCGCGGTGCCGCCGGTGCTGGTAAGCGCGTTGTTGTACGTCGAGAACCAGGGCCTGCTCAATCCGGAATACCCCAACATGAATCCGGCGCTGGACTGGCGCCGGCTGTCGCGCGCGGTGCTGGACCAGATGATCCGCCTGGCCGACAAGTCGCACGATGCGCCCGGCGGCAGCACGCTGGCGACGCAGATCGAGAAATACCGGCATTCGCCCGAGGGCCGCACCACCTCGATCCCCGAGAAATTCCGGCAAATGGCGTCGGCATCGCTGCGCGCCTACCTCGATGGCCCCGACACGCAGCGCGCGCGCGAGCGCATCGTGGTCGACTACCTGAACACGGTGCCGCTGTCGGCGCGCGCCGGCTTCGGCGAGATCAACGGCATCGGCGATGCGCTGTGGGTCTGGTACGGCGAGGATTTCAGCGAGGTCAACCGGCTGCTCAAGGAGATGGACCAGCGCGCGCCGGACCCGCGCCAGGCGCAGGCGTTCAAGCGGGCGCTGTCGCTGATCATCTCGCAGCGCCGCCCGTCGTACCACCTGCGCCGCGACGACACCAACCTGGACGCGCTGACCGGCAGCTACCTGCGCCTGATGGCGGCCAACAACATCATCACCGCCGAACTGCGCGACGCGGCGCTGGCGCAGCCGCTGGACAAGGCGTCGGCGCCGCAGCGCCCGCCGCAGGAGCCCTTTGTCACGCGCAAGGCCGTCAACCGCGTGCGCGCCGACATCGGCCGGCTGACCGGCGTCGAGAGCCGCTACGACATGGACCGGCTCGACCTGACCGTGGACAGCACCATCAACCGCGAGGCCCAGCGCATCGTCGTCGACACGCTGCAGCGCGTCAACAACAAGGCCGACGCGCGCGCCATGGGCCTGTATGGCCACAACCTGCTGCGCGACCACGATGATCCGTCGAAGCTGATGGCCAGCTTCACGCTGTACGAGCGCGTCGGCAATGCCAGCGTGGTGCGGATCCAGGCCGACAATATCGACCAGCCGTTCGACATCAACAGCGGCGCGCGCCTGAACCTGGGCTCCACCGCCAAGCTGCGCACGCTGGTGACCTACCTCGAGATCATCAGCGAACTGCACGCGCGTTATGCCGGCATGACCAGCGCCGAGCTGGCCGCGGTGCCGCTGGCGCGCCAGGACGCGCTCAGCCGCTGGGCGGTCGACTACCTGGCCAAGGCGCGCAAGCCGGCCGAGCGCGAGCTGATGCCGATGCTCGAGGCGGCGATGGAGCGCAAGTATGCGGGCGGTGCCGGCGAGGCCTTCTACACCGGCGGCGGCCTGCAGAGCTTCACCAACTTCGAGCGCGAGTCAGGCCTGCGCAACCTGACCGTGCGCACCGCGTTCCAGCATTCGGTCAACCTGGTGTTCATCCGCATGATGCGCGACATCGTGCGCTACGAGACCTTCCACGCCAACCCCGACATCGGCAACCTGCTCGAGGACCGCGACGCGCCGGGCCGGCGCGCCTACCTGGAGCGCTTTGCCGACCAGGAGGGCAGCGCCTACATGACCAACTTCTACCAGCGCTACCGCGGCAAGACCTCCGAGCAGCGGCTGGCCACGCTGCTGGGGCGGGTGCGCATGACCACGCCGCACCTGAACGCGGTGCGCATGTCGGTGACGCTGCTGAGCGCGCGGCCCGCGCTGGACGAGGACAGCTATATCCGCATCATGCGCGCGCGCCTGGGCGACAAGCAGCTGGCCAAGGAAGACCTGCCGGCGCTGTACCGCAAGTACGGCAAGGACAAGTTCAACCTGAACGACCGCGGCTACCTGTCGCGGGTGCATCCGCTGGAACTGTGGATGGTGGAATACCTGGACCAGCATCCCGACGCGACGCTGCCGGAGATCCTGCGCGCCAGCACCGCCGAGCGCCAGGAGGTGTACAAGTGGCTGTTCAAGACGCGCAGCAAGGCCGGCCAGGATAACCGCATCCGCACGCTGCTGGAGCAGGACGCCTTCAAGCGCATCGCGCGGCGCTGGCAGCGGCTGGGCTATCCGTTCGACTCGCTGACGCCGTCGTATGCCAGCGCCATCGGCGCTGCCGGCGACCGCCCCGCGGCGCTGGCCGAGCTGGCCGGCATCCTGCTGTCAGGCGGCGTGGTTACGCAGAACTCGGCGGTGCGCAGCCTGGCGTTCGCCGACGGCACCCCGTACGCCACCCGCTACGTGCTGCAGCCGGGCCCGGGCAAGCGCGTGCTGCCGGCCGAGGTGGCCGAGCTGGCGCGCCGTTCGATGCTGGATGTGGTCGAGCGCGGTACCGCCAAGTCGATCCGCGGCGCGTTCACGGTGCCGGGGCGCGAGGGCGCGACCCTGGCCGTGGCCGGCAAGACCGGCACCGGCGACCAGCGCTTCCAGGTCTACGGGCCGGGCGGGCGGCTGATCTCGTCGCGCTCGGTGAACCGGTCGGCGACCTTCGTGTTCACGCTGGGCGAGCGCTTCTTCGGCACCGTGGTGGTCAATGTGCGCGAACCGTACGCGGCGCGCTACAGCTTTACCAGCGCGCTGGCGGTGCGGGTGCTGCGGGCGATCGCGCCGCAGGTGTCGGCGATGGCGCCGGGCGGCGACCGCGCGCTGCTGCGTTGCCGCGACGCGGCCCCGGGCCTGCGCGCGCCGCTGGCGCCGACCATGGCGGCGCCGGGCGACGGCATGCCCGGCACGGTCCTGGCCGAGGGCCTGGGCGCGGGACTGGAAGCCGCGCTGCAGGCGCCGGCGCGGCAAGAGGTGGCCGCGATGCCGCCGCCGGCCCCGCCGCAGGTGCCGGGCCTGGCCGACAACGACGCGGCCGGCGTGCGCCGCGCCAGTCAGGCCTTGCGGCGCACCATGCCGTAG
- a CDS encoding aldo/keto reductase — protein MPDLSMPYRRLGASNLRVSALCLGTMMFADQTDEAEAGRIVASARDHGVNFIDTADVYSKGASEQMVGRLLTADRHDWVLATKLGNAMQAAPNHGHYSRVWITRAVEDSLHRLATDYIDILYLHRDYPGANLEEPVRAMDDLVRSGKIRYWAVSNFRGWRIAEIVRLCAELGVPRPVACQPYYNLLNRLPEVEILPACEHYGLGVVPYSPVARGVLTGKYAPGQAPAEGTRAGRADRRMMETEFREESLVIAQQLKTHAEARGLTPGQFATAWVLANPIISSVIAGPRTLAQFEDYFGALGAAITPEEEAMIDALVSPGHASTPGYNDPGYPLIGRPVGRTAAGR, from the coding sequence ATGCCAGACCTCTCCATGCCGTACCGCCGCCTCGGCGCCAGCAACCTGCGCGTCTCGGCGCTGTGCCTCGGCACCATGATGTTCGCCGACCAGACCGACGAGGCCGAGGCCGGCCGCATCGTGGCCAGCGCGCGCGACCACGGCGTGAACTTCATCGATACCGCGGACGTGTACAGCAAGGGCGCGTCCGAGCAGATGGTGGGGCGCCTGCTGACCGCCGACCGCCACGACTGGGTGCTGGCCACCAAGCTCGGCAACGCCATGCAGGCCGCGCCCAACCACGGCCACTACTCGCGCGTGTGGATCACGCGCGCGGTCGAGGACAGCCTGCACCGGCTGGCGACCGACTACATCGACATCCTCTACCTGCATCGCGACTATCCCGGCGCCAACCTGGAAGAGCCGGTGCGCGCCATGGACGACCTGGTGCGCAGCGGCAAGATCCGCTACTGGGCGGTGTCGAACTTCCGCGGCTGGCGCATCGCCGAGATCGTGCGGCTGTGCGCCGAGCTGGGCGTGCCGCGCCCGGTCGCGTGCCAGCCCTACTACAACCTGCTGAACCGGCTGCCGGAGGTCGAGATCCTGCCCGCGTGCGAGCACTACGGCCTGGGCGTGGTGCCCTACAGCCCAGTTGCGCGCGGCGTGCTGACCGGCAAGTACGCGCCCGGCCAGGCGCCGGCCGAGGGCACGCGCGCGGGCCGCGCCGACCGCCGCATGATGGAGACCGAGTTCCGCGAGGAATCGCTGGTCATTGCGCAGCAGCTCAAGACCCATGCCGAAGCGCGCGGGCTGACGCCGGGCCAGTTCGCCACCGCCTGGGTGCTGGCCAACCCGATCATCTCGTCGGTGATCGCCGGCCCGCGCACGCTGGCCCAGTTCGAGGATTACTTCGGCGCGCTCGGTGCCGCGATCACGCCGGAGGAAGAGGCCATGATCGATGCGCTGGTGTCGCCGGGCCATGCCTCGACGCCGGGCTACAACGATCCGGGCTATCCCCTGATCGGCAGGCCGGTCGGGCGCACGGCGGCTGGCCGATAA
- a CDS encoding SURF1 family protein → MTGSTDDRAPVEKLRTAHASQGAPESPRPLSTVWLTALALFAAAAIAGLVALGNWQVERRAWKLGLIAQVAERVHAPPVAAPAPAQWAGLTKANAEYRRVRASGTFVDERQTLVQAVTEQGGGYWVMTPLRLADGSTVLVNRGFVAEPYRTRVAPAGSGPAEVVGLLRMSEPGTGLLRHNDAARDQWFSRDVAAIAAHRGLGQVAPYFIDAAAVPPPAGADPKAWPVGGLTVTAFTNNHLGYALTWYGLALMVAAAAAYVGREEYRKRRARR, encoded by the coding sequence TTGACCGGTTCCACCGACGACCGCGCGCCGGTCGAAAAATTGCGCACCGCCCACGCCAGCCAAGGCGCCCCCGAATCCCCGCGCCCGCTGTCGACCGTCTGGCTGACCGCACTGGCCCTGTTCGCCGCGGCGGCCATCGCCGGCCTGGTGGCGCTGGGCAACTGGCAGGTCGAGCGCCGCGCCTGGAAGCTCGGCCTGATCGCCCAGGTGGCCGAGCGCGTCCATGCGCCGCCGGTGGCGGCGCCCGCGCCGGCGCAGTGGGCGGGACTGACCAAGGCCAATGCCGAATACCGGCGCGTGCGCGCCAGCGGCACCTTCGTCGACGAGCGCCAGACCCTGGTGCAGGCGGTGACCGAGCAGGGCGGCGGCTACTGGGTGATGACGCCGCTGCGGCTGGCCGACGGCAGCACCGTGCTGGTCAACCGCGGTTTCGTCGCCGAGCCGTACCGCACGCGCGTGGCGCCCGCCGGCAGCGGCCCCGCCGAAGTGGTCGGCCTGCTGCGCATGAGCGAGCCCGGCACCGGCCTGCTGCGCCACAATGACGCGGCGCGCGACCAGTGGTTTTCGCGCGACGTGGCGGCGATCGCCGCGCACCGCGGGCTGGGGCAGGTCGCGCCGTATTTCATCGACGCCGCGGCGGTGCCGCCGCCGGCCGGGGCGGATCCCAAGGCCTGGCCCGTGGGCGGGCTGACGGTGACGGCCTTTACCAACAACCACCTCGGCTACGCGCTGACCTGGTACGGGCTGGCGCTGATGGTGGCGGCCGCCGCGGCCTACGTGGGGCGCGAGGAATACCGCAAGCGCCGCGCGCGCCGCTGA
- the cyoD gene encoding cytochrome o ubiquinol oxidase subunit IV, with the protein MSAHDDTLPAHGHGHDHGHGESEIHISLGGYVTGFVLSVILTAIPFWLVMGKVFEQSSTTAMVLLALGAVQIVVHMVYFLHLNARSEGGWNMLALIFTLVLVVITLTGTLWVMFHLNSNMMPGMHTTKTLP; encoded by the coding sequence ATGAGCGCGCACGACGACACGCTGCCGGCCCACGGTCATGGACACGATCACGGCCACGGTGAAAGCGAAATCCATATCTCGCTCGGCGGCTACGTGACCGGCTTCGTGCTGTCGGTGATCCTGACCGCGATTCCGTTCTGGCTGGTGATGGGCAAGGTGTTCGAACAGTCCAGCACCACCGCGATGGTGCTGCTGGCGCTGGGCGCGGTGCAGATCGTGGTGCACATGGTCTACTTCCTGCACCTGAACGCCAGGTCCGAGGGAGGCTGGAACATGCTGGCGCTGATCTTCACGCTGGTGCTGGTGGTGATCACGCTGACCGGCACGCTATGGGTGATGTTCCACCTGAATTCCAATATGATGCCGGGCATGCATACCACCAAGACCCTGCCTTGA
- the cyoC gene encoding cytochrome o ubiquinol oxidase subunit III codes for MADTFAPPFTAEGARPHEAPPQRAPAPAQPAELRFYLTEEYHVPNGTMLGFWLYLMSDCLIFACLFAAYGVLGRNYAGGPSGAELFDLPLVALNTSFLLLSSITYGFAMLETQRGRLGPTQGWLAVTGLLGAAFLAVEIYEFAHLVGEGAGPQRSGFLTSFFALVGTHGLHVTFGIVWLVTLVVQLRRHGLIPENKRRLMCLSMFWHFLDVVWIGVFTFVYLMGVLP; via the coding sequence ATGGCTGATACCTTCGCTCCCCCCTTTACCGCCGAGGGCGCGCGCCCGCACGAGGCCCCGCCGCAGCGCGCGCCCGCGCCTGCGCAGCCGGCCGAGCTGCGCTTCTACCTGACCGAGGAATACCACGTGCCCAACGGCACGATGCTCGGTTTCTGGCTCTACCTGATGAGCGACTGCCTGATCTTTGCGTGCCTGTTCGCCGCCTACGGCGTGCTGGGCCGCAACTACGCGGGCGGGCCGTCCGGCGCGGAGCTGTTCGACCTGCCGCTGGTGGCGCTGAACACCTCGTTCCTGCTGCTGTCGTCGATCACCTATGGCTTCGCCATGCTGGAGACGCAGCGCGGCCGGCTGGGGCCGACGCAGGGCTGGCTCGCGGTGACCGGCCTGCTGGGCGCGGCCTTCCTCGCGGTCGAGATCTACGAGTTCGCGCACCTGGTCGGCGAGGGCGCCGGGCCGCAGCGCAGCGGCTTTTTGACCTCGTTCTTCGCGCTGGTCGGCACCCACGGGCTGCATGTGACCTTCGGCATCGTGTGGCTGGTCACGCTGGTGGTGCAGCTGCGCCGCCACGGGCTGATCCCCGAGAACAAGCGGCGCCTGATGTGCCTGTCGATGTTCTGGCACTTCCTCGACGTGGTCTGGATCGGCGTCTTTACCTTTGTCTACCTGATGGGAGTGCTGCCATGA
- the cyoB gene encoding cytochrome o ubiquinol oxidase subunit I — MPERSELATQLFGRLSWEAIPLHEPILIATFAVVALGGLALAGGVTYYGKWGYLWREWFTSIDHKRIGIMYMILGIVMLLRGFADAIMMRIQQAIAFGDNLGYLPPHHYDQIFTAHGVIMIFFVAMPLVTGLMNFVVPLQIGARDVAFPFLNNFSFWMTVGGAVLVMMSLFVGEFARTGWLAYPPLSGILQSPDVGVDYYLWSLQVAGVGTLLSGINLLVTIVKMRAPGMTLMRMPIFTWTALCTNVLIIAAFPVLTAALAMLAVDRYLGMNFFTSDLGGSAMMYVNLIWIWGHPEVYILILPVFGVFSEVVATFCRKRLFGYASMVYATVVITVLSYLVWLHHFFTMGSGASVNSFFGITTMIISIPTGAKLFNWLFTMYHGRIRFEVPMLWTVGFMVTFVIGGMTGVLLAVPPADFSLHNSLFLVAHFHNVIIGGVLFGLMAGITYWFPKAFGYQLDPFWGKCSFWFWLVGFYVAFMPLYVLGLMGVTRRVSHFEDHSLQIWFQLAGVGALLIALGIGCFLVQLVVSYLRRESLRDVTGDPWDGRTLEWSTSSPPPPYNFAFTPLVHDNDAWWQMKAHGYQRPEHGFIPIHMPKNTGAGIILAALSTLCGFALIWHIWWLAALAFAATLVTAIGHTFNYRRDFYIPAETVHRTEAERSALLASHG, encoded by the coding sequence ATGCCGGAGCGATCCGAACTCGCCACGCAACTCTTCGGCCGCCTCAGCTGGGAGGCCATCCCGCTGCACGAGCCGATCCTGATCGCCACCTTCGCGGTGGTGGCGCTGGGCGGGCTGGCGCTGGCCGGCGGCGTCACGTACTACGGCAAGTGGGGCTACCTGTGGCGCGAGTGGTTCACCAGCATCGACCACAAGCGCATCGGCATCATGTACATGATCCTCGGCATCGTGATGCTGCTGCGCGGCTTTGCCGACGCCATCATGATGCGCATCCAGCAGGCCATTGCCTTCGGCGACAACCTGGGCTACCTGCCGCCGCACCACTATGACCAGATCTTCACCGCGCACGGCGTGATCATGATCTTCTTCGTCGCCATGCCGCTGGTCACCGGCCTGATGAACTTTGTCGTGCCGCTGCAGATCGGCGCGCGCGACGTGGCGTTCCCGTTCCTGAACAACTTCAGCTTCTGGATGACAGTGGGCGGCGCGGTGCTGGTGATGATGTCGCTGTTCGTCGGCGAGTTCGCGCGCACCGGCTGGCTCGCCTATCCGCCGCTGTCCGGCATCCTGCAGAGCCCGGACGTGGGCGTGGATTACTACCTGTGGTCGTTGCAGGTGGCGGGGGTGGGCACGCTGTTGTCAGGCATCAACCTGCTGGTCACCATCGTCAAGATGCGCGCGCCCGGCATGACGCTGATGCGCATGCCGATCTTCACCTGGACCGCGCTGTGCACCAACGTGCTGATTATCGCCGCGTTCCCGGTGCTGACCGCGGCGCTGGCGATGCTGGCGGTCGACCGCTACCTGGGCATGAACTTCTTCACCAGCGACCTTGGCGGCAGCGCCATGATGTACGTGAACCTGATCTGGATCTGGGGCCACCCCGAGGTCTACATCCTGATCCTGCCGGTGTTCGGCGTGTTCTCCGAGGTGGTCGCCACCTTCTGCCGCAAGCGCCTGTTCGGCTATGCCTCGATGGTCTACGCCACGGTGGTGATCACGGTGCTGTCGTACCTGGTGTGGCTGCATCACTTCTTCACGATGGGCTCGGGCGCCAGCGTGAACTCGTTCTTCGGCATCACCACCATGATCATCTCGATCCCCACCGGGGCCAAGCTGTTCAACTGGCTCTTCACCATGTACCACGGGCGCATCCGCTTCGAGGTGCCGATGCTGTGGACCGTGGGCTTCATGGTGACGTTCGTGATCGGCGGCATGACCGGCGTGCTGCTGGCGGTGCCGCCCGCGGATTTCTCGCTGCACAACAGCCTGTTCCTGGTCGCGCATTTCCATAACGTGATCATCGGCGGCGTGCTGTTCGGGCTGATGGCCGGCATCACCTACTGGTTCCCCAAGGCCTTCGGCTACCAGCTGGATCCGTTCTGGGGCAAGTGCTCGTTCTGGTTCTGGCTGGTCGGCTTCTACGTGGCGTTCATGCCGCTCTACGTGCTCGGGCTGATGGGGGTGACCCGGCGCGTCAGCCATTTCGAGGACCACTCGCTGCAGATCTGGTTCCAGCTGGCTGGCGTGGGCGCGCTGCTGATTGCGCTGGGGATCGGCTGCTTCCTGGTGCAGCTGGTGGTGAGCTACCTGCGCCGCGAGTCGCTGCGCGATGTCACCGGCGATCCCTGGGACGGCCGCACGCTGGAGTGGTCGACTTCTTCGCCGCCGCCGCCGTACAACTTTGCCTTCACGCCGCTGGTGCATGACAACGACGCCTGGTGGCAGATGAAGGCGCACGGCTACCAGCGGCCCGAGCACGGCTTCATCCCGATCCATATGCCCAAGAACACCGGCGCGGGGATCATCCTGGCCGCACTGAGCACGCTGTGCGGCTTCGCGCTGATCTGGCATATCTGGTGGCTGGCGGCGCTGGCCTTCGCCGCCACGCTGGTCACGGCGATCGGCCATACCTTCAACTACCGGCGCGATTTCTACATCCCGGCCGAAACGGTCCACCGCACCGAGGCAGAGCGCAGCGCGCTGCTGGCCAGCCATGGCTGA
- the cyoA gene encoding ubiquinol oxidase subunit II → MSMHRPIRWLLLAVVLPVLLSLAGCNAVLLSPAGDLAVRQRDLIIISTGLMLLIIVPVIVLTLVFAWRYRAANADAHYNPDWDHSTVLELLIWSAPLLIIIALGAITWVSTHKLDPYQPLTRLDESRPLPPGTQPLTVEVVAMDWKWLFVYPEQGIATVNELAAPVDRPIRFKITSTTMMNSFFIPALAGQVYAMPGMETRLHAVVNRPGVYEGFSANYSGAGFSHMRFRFHGLSDDDFGRWVQTVRAAGAPLSRATYTQLAQPSEREPVRRYGSVDANLFDAIVNRCVQAGQVCQKDLMARDAQRAAGLGAAVCTASNTQAEPLFGTGAAGAGEVLR, encoded by the coding sequence ATGTCCATGCACCGCCCGATCCGCTGGTTATTGCTGGCAGTCGTGCTGCCAGTCCTGCTGTCGCTGGCCGGCTGCAACGCCGTGCTGCTGTCGCCGGCCGGCGATCTTGCGGTCCGGCAACGTGACCTGATCATCATTTCCACCGGGCTGATGCTGCTGATCATCGTGCCGGTGATCGTGCTGACGCTGGTGTTCGCGTGGCGCTACCGCGCCGCCAACGCCGACGCGCACTACAACCCCGACTGGGACCACTCCACGGTGCTGGAGCTGCTGATCTGGTCGGCGCCGCTGCTGATCATCATCGCGCTCGGGGCCATCACCTGGGTCAGCACCCACAAGCTCGACCCCTACCAGCCGCTGACCCGGCTCGATGAAAGCCGCCCGCTGCCGCCTGGCACGCAGCCGCTGACGGTGGAGGTGGTGGCGATGGACTGGAAGTGGCTGTTCGTCTACCCGGAGCAGGGCATCGCCACCGTCAACGAGCTGGCCGCCCCGGTCGACCGGCCGATCCGCTTCAAGATCACGTCCACCACCATGATGAATTCGTTCTTCATCCCCGCGCTGGCCGGCCAGGTCTACGCCATGCCGGGCATGGAAACGCGCCTGCATGCGGTGGTCAACCGACCGGGCGTCTACGAGGGCTTCTCCGCCAACTACAGCGGCGCGGGGTTTTCGCACATGCGCTTCCGCTTCCATGGACTGAGCGACGATGACTTCGGCCGCTGGGTGCAGACCGTGCGGGCCGCCGGCGCGCCGCTGAGCCGGGCCACCTACACGCAGCTCGCGCAGCCCAGCGAACGCGAGCCGGTGCGGCGCTACGGCAGCGTCGACGCGAACCTGTTCGATGCCATCGTGAACCGTTGCGTGCAGGCCGGGCAGGTCTGCCAGAAAGACCTGATGGCGCGCGATGCGCAGCGCGCCGCGGGCCTGGGCGCCGCCGTCTGCACGGCCAGCAACACGCAGGCCGAACCGCTGTTCGGGACCGGCGCGGCCGGTGCCGGCGAGGTGCTGCGCTAG
- a CDS encoding MFS transporter, whose protein sequence is MTTATHQHRASPTAPPAPGAAHVAPAEIATGVVIGRASEYFDFFVYGIASVLVFPAVYFPFADRLDALLYAFAIFALAFIGRPFGTALFMGIQRRWGRGVKLTVSLFLLGTATVGIAFLPGYAALGPAAIVLLAVFRTLQGVAFGGSWDGLPSLLALNAPAQRRGWYAMLGQLGAPTGFIVAGALFLFLNLSLEPHEFLAWGWRYPFYVAFAINVVALFARLRLVVTHEYTQLLDEDELEPISTSEIVRKQGYNLLLGAFAALASFALFHLVTVFPLSWVALNGSQPVTDVLAVQIAGAFIGILGTIVSGVIADRIGRRTTLALMAILIGIFSLFAPWLMGGGPLAQDLFILLGFGLLGLSYGQAAGAVTSNFERRFRYTGAALTTDMAWLFGAGFAPLVALGLSAEFGLVAVSGYLLSGVACTLLALRINRALGTHV, encoded by the coding sequence ATGACCACCGCGACCCACCAGCACCGGGCGTCTCCTACAGCACCTCCCGCGCCCGGCGCCGCGCATGTCGCGCCCGCGGAAATCGCCACCGGCGTGGTGATCGGCCGCGCCTCCGAGTACTTCGATTTCTTCGTCTACGGCATTGCCTCGGTGCTGGTGTTCCCTGCGGTCTACTTTCCGTTCGCCGACCGGCTCGACGCGTTGCTTTACGCCTTCGCCATTTTCGCGCTGGCCTTTATCGGCCGGCCCTTCGGCACCGCGCTGTTCATGGGCATCCAGCGCCGCTGGGGCCGGGGCGTCAAGCTGACCGTGTCGCTGTTCCTGCTGGGCACCGCCACCGTCGGCATCGCCTTCCTGCCCGGCTATGCCGCGCTCGGCCCGGCCGCGATCGTGCTGCTGGCGGTGTTCCGCACGCTGCAGGGCGTGGCCTTCGGCGGCTCGTGGGACGGGCTGCCGTCATTGCTGGCGCTGAACGCGCCCGCGCAGCGGCGCGGCTGGTACGCGATGCTGGGGCAGCTGGGCGCGCCCACCGGCTTTATCGTCGCCGGTGCGCTGTTCCTGTTCCTCAACCTCAGCCTCGAGCCGCACGAGTTCCTGGCGTGGGGCTGGCGCTATCCGTTCTATGTCGCGTTTGCGATCAACGTGGTGGCGCTGTTCGCGCGCCTGCGGCTGGTGGTGACGCACGAATACACGCAGCTGCTGGACGAGGACGAGCTCGAGCCCATCAGCACCAGCGAGATCGTCAGGAAGCAGGGCTACAACCTGCTGCTGGGCGCATTCGCCGCGCTGGCCAGCTTTGCGCTGTTCCACCTGGTGACGGTGTTTCCGCTGTCGTGGGTTGCGCTCAACGGCTCGCAGCCGGTTACCGACGTGCTGGCGGTGCAGATCGCCGGCGCCTTCATCGGCATCCTCGGCACCATCGTCTCGGGCGTGATCGCGGACCGCATCGGGCGCCGCACCACGCTGGCGCTGATGGCCATCCTGATCGGCATCTTCAGCCTGTTCGCTCCGTGGCTGATGGGCGGCGGCCCGCTGGCGCAGGACCTGTTCATCCTGCTCGGCTTCGGCCTGCTCGGCCTGTCCTACGGACAGGCCGCGGGCGCCGTGACCTCCAACTTCGAGCGGCGCTTCCGCTACACCGGCGCGGCGCTGACCACCGACATGGCGTGGCTGTTCGGCGCCGGCTTCGCGCCGCTGGTGGCGCTGGGGCTGTCGGCGGAATTCGGCCTGGTCGCGGTCAGCGGCTACCTGCTGTCCGGCGTCGCCTGCACGTTGCTGGCGCTGCGGATCAACCGGGCGTTGGGAACGCATGTCTGA